One Aureibacillus halotolerans DNA segment encodes these proteins:
- a CDS encoding extracellular solute-binding protein translates to MMKKQLYVVFVSVFMVLLLAACSGDSATSDTDESGNVQLTFFAPQGKAPMEENEFTLFIEDKFDVSLNWDVAPTDALTDRRQLLLASGDYPEVFLEGKFSSTDLLTYGSQGVFLPLNDLIEEHAPNITAMMDKSEVFREAITAPDGNIYALPRFNECYHCTYSQKYWMNEDWLNAVGMEMPKTTDDLYEVLKAFKTEDPNGNGEADEIPLTGAPDKYVWNGNIDAYLMNSFIYNDNDKYLLLENGKVDFAANKPAWRDGLSYMNKLYEEGLIDQAAFTQNDQAIGQLGNREGDEVVGSVTTALISYLVDTYDPEAERHKHWTIVPPLEGPEGVQLAGVEKGIAEFQFAITNKATEAQQVKAIEIANYLFSEEGSLYSEYGPSEGSGWKMAEAEEKNIKGEPAKYSYYNLPERDPNVVVNESWSLVGPKDLSNDFRDLFAEGQDPLTAEGYGTRLAQATEVYAPYAPEEYYPTGVYIRPDDTEAAAQITTAIQDYVESNLAQFIVGSKDIDKEWDAYVEGFEGLGLDQYLDIYQSAIEKE, encoded by the coding sequence AACTGACGTTTTTTGCACCGCAAGGAAAGGCACCTATGGAAGAAAATGAATTCACGTTGTTTATTGAAGATAAATTTGATGTCAGCTTAAATTGGGATGTTGCACCGACGGACGCCTTGACCGACCGGCGTCAGCTATTGTTGGCCAGTGGTGATTATCCAGAGGTTTTTCTAGAAGGAAAATTTTCTTCAACAGATTTGCTTACTTATGGAAGTCAGGGAGTGTTTCTTCCTCTTAATGATCTCATTGAAGAACATGCGCCAAACATTACAGCGATGATGGACAAAAGCGAGGTTTTTCGCGAGGCAATTACGGCTCCAGATGGCAACATTTACGCCTTGCCACGCTTTAACGAGTGCTATCACTGCACCTATTCACAAAAATATTGGATGAACGAAGACTGGCTGAATGCGGTTGGAATGGAGATGCCGAAAACAACGGATGACTTGTATGAGGTGTTAAAGGCGTTCAAAACGGAAGACCCGAATGGAAACGGTGAGGCTGATGAAATTCCGCTCACCGGCGCCCCAGATAAGTACGTTTGGAACGGCAACATTGACGCCTATTTGATGAACTCGTTTATCTACAACGACAACGATAAGTATTTGTTGCTGGAGAATGGCAAAGTTGATTTTGCAGCCAACAAGCCAGCATGGCGAGATGGCTTGTCTTATATGAATAAGCTTTATGAAGAAGGCTTGATTGATCAGGCGGCGTTTACGCAAAACGATCAAGCCATTGGACAGCTTGGAAATCGTGAAGGCGATGAAGTGGTTGGTTCAGTCACAACAGCGTTAATTAGTTATTTGGTAGATACCTACGATCCAGAAGCTGAACGACACAAGCATTGGACGATTGTACCACCATTAGAAGGACCAGAGGGAGTACAGCTTGCTGGAGTAGAAAAAGGCATTGCTGAATTCCAATTTGCGATTACAAACAAGGCAACGGAAGCTCAGCAAGTCAAAGCAATTGAAATTGCTAATTATTTGTTCAGTGAGGAAGGTTCTTTGTATAGTGAATACGGTCCAAGCGAAGGTTCAGGTTGGAAAATGGCCGAAGCTGAGGAAAAAAACATCAAGGGGGAGCCGGCAAAGTATAGCTATTATAATCTCCCTGAAAGAGATCCGAATGTCGTTGTCAATGAAAGCTGGTCTCTTGTAGGACCGAAGGATTTGTCCAATGATTTCCGTGATCTGTTTGCAGAAGGGCAAGACCCGCTCACAGCTGAAGGGTATGGAACACGACTCGCTCAAGCGACGGAGGTGTATGCACCGTATGCCCCAGAAGAATATTACCCAACAGGGGTTTATATCCGTCCTGATGATACCGAAGCGGCTGCACAAATCACCACGGCGATCCAAGATTATGTAGAATCCAACCTTGCCCAATTTATCGTTGGCAGCAAAGACATTGATAAAGAATGGGACGCCTATGTAGAAGGTTTTGAAGGTCTAGGTCTTGATCAGTATCTGGATATCTATCAAAGTGCAATAGAAAAAGAATAA
- a CDS encoding ABC transporter ATP-binding protein: protein MEIFSTSNVFIRLLKMGKRYLIWYITLCLLTLILALLSVATAEMFNRLANAAVDKNMSLLINTVFLAIGILSVNLIVAIFKKTLSEQLTLRSTLYMQSNVVENTLNTKMADLDKYHTGDIINRITDSVREAQSGVNIKSQEVLGNVLQIIFLLSYFSFIHIPLTIGALVLAVILPMLINFVSKPMRGLYESRQNAITEKESFIQDVIQGAEVVRSYSLTERMKQVLESKYNQYLNYHFKVQKYEVALFRSHTLIWLLGILYVFGYGGYLVSINQLNVGDVVAFAISFERLAFPLAGLAGVWAKFQNSLAHGRRIFELLDLSKEQKLGKKNGPIQIEDIHIDNVYFSYPQSQLSLKGISMTLQKGKSTALIGPSGSGKSTLANLLLALYKPDNGKIYYGIHDLQDMDIANWRSRIAYIPQDPVMFTGSIFENIAIGKEGATWEEVITAATAAQIHNSIRNTSKQYDSVIGEDGLQLSGGEIQRITIARAFLSNPDIVILDEPTSSLDTTNERLIVEQLLEIFKGKTILIISHRLATIQNADQIVFMEDGYVIESGNHKDLVQKKGEFYRMYYDDSKEEVI from the coding sequence ATGGAGATTTTTTCAACTTCAAATGTTTTTATAAGATTGCTTAAAATGGGGAAGCGTTATCTCATATGGTACATTACCCTGTGCCTTCTAACATTGATTCTAGCTTTGTTAAGCGTTGCTACTGCAGAAATGTTTAATAGATTGGCAAATGCGGCAGTAGATAAAAACATGAGCTTACTTATCAATACGGTGTTTTTGGCGATTGGTATATTAAGTGTAAATTTAATCGTAGCCATTTTTAAAAAAACGTTATCTGAACAACTGACGCTTCGCTCAACCCTCTATATGCAATCCAACGTAGTAGAGAATACATTGAATACAAAAATGGCTGATTTAGACAAGTATCATACTGGCGATATTATTAATAGAATTACTGATTCTGTTCGAGAGGCACAATCTGGTGTAAATATTAAATCTCAGGAAGTACTTGGAAATGTATTGCAGATCATTTTTCTACTCTCTTACTTCTCGTTTATTCATATACCTCTAACAATAGGGGCGTTAGTGTTAGCAGTAATACTACCTATGCTCATTAATTTTGTTTCAAAACCTATGAGAGGTCTGTATGAATCAAGGCAAAATGCAATAACAGAAAAAGAATCATTTATTCAAGATGTAATCCAAGGAGCAGAAGTGGTTAGGAGTTATTCCCTGACGGAAAGAATGAAGCAGGTACTAGAGAGTAAATACAATCAGTATCTAAACTATCACTTTAAAGTTCAAAAGTATGAAGTTGCCCTGTTTCGAAGCCATACATTAATATGGTTGTTAGGCATTTTATATGTATTTGGTTATGGTGGTTATTTGGTTTCAATAAATCAATTAAATGTTGGTGACGTTGTGGCTTTTGCTATTTCGTTTGAAAGATTGGCATTTCCACTTGCGGGCTTAGCCGGAGTATGGGCCAAGTTTCAAAATTCATTAGCGCATGGACGCCGTATATTTGAATTGCTAGATCTATCAAAAGAGCAAAAACTGGGAAAGAAAAATGGACCAATTCAGATTGAAGATATCCATATCGATAATGTTTATTTTTCATATCCTCAAAGTCAACTGTCATTAAAGGGGATCTCGATGACACTGCAAAAGGGAAAATCAACGGCACTTATTGGTCCTAGTGGGAGCGGGAAAAGTACATTGGCTAATCTATTGTTAGCGTTGTACAAACCGGACAACGGAAAAATTTACTATGGGATTCATGATCTTCAGGATATGGATATTGCAAACTGGAGGAGCCGCATTGCTTATATTCCACAAGATCCTGTTATGTTTACAGGATCCATATTTGAAAACATTGCGATAGGAAAAGAAGGGGCAACATGGGAAGAGGTAATCACTGCAGCGACGGCGGCACAAATACATAATTCTATTAGAAATACAAGTAAGCAATATGACAGTGTTATTGGTGAGGATGGTTTGCAACTATCGGGAGGGGAAATACAAAGGATTACTATTGCACGAGCATTTTTATCCAATCCAGACATCGTGATTTTAGACGAACCTACCTCATCATTAGATACCACGAATGAAAGGTTGATTGTCGAACAACTTCTAGAGATATTTAAGGGAAAGACCATACTGATTATTTCTCATCGTTTAGCAACAATTCAAAATGCAGATCAAATTGTATTTATGGAAGATGGATATGTCATAGAATCAGGTAACCATAAAGATTTAGTTCAAAAAAAGGGTGAATTTTATAGAATGTATTATGACGATTCAAAGGAGGAAGTCATTTGA